A genomic window from Pseudocitrobacter corydidari includes:
- a CDS encoding zeta toxin family protein, whose protein sequence is MATLMEKDALLNGASQCIAFLSAACGNRDNSEALDLSQDINQSIIYRDYLYSTDAEDVNFNEGIARFKYLRDKYYSANNARHNIDINDDPLESIWRRLTKRELTPQAQPVGFVLGGQPGAGKSLLIKRALAQTDFNALVINGDDFRFHHPDFQAIYATYGDDFVSNTAQFSGEMVERVLKKAIENKLNIVIEGTFRNADTPMQTLERLNEAGYRTEVMIKTTSAIKSWRQTNERYDNDKLAGNIARKVDKNHHDLVIAVLAENAKKVFDSGLTEAFSVWSCEGKIFDSQAGSATDIEDKIRDEIGKAVTA, encoded by the coding sequence ATGGCAACGTTAATGGAAAAAGATGCGCTATTGAATGGCGCAAGTCAGTGTATTGCATTTTTATCCGCAGCATGTGGAAATAGAGATAATTCTGAAGCATTGGATTTAAGTCAGGATATTAACCAAAGTATTATTTATCGAGATTATCTTTATTCCACTGACGCCGAAGATGTTAACTTTAACGAAGGGATTGCGCGGTTTAAATATTTAAGAGACAAATATTATAGCGCAAATAATGCTCGCCATAATATCGATATAAATGATGACCCTTTAGAGTCGATATGGCGTCGTCTGACGAAACGAGAACTCACGCCTCAGGCACAGCCTGTCGGTTTTGTGTTAGGCGGACAACCTGGCGCCGGAAAGTCGTTACTCATTAAGCGCGCGCTGGCGCAGACTGACTTTAATGCGCTGGTTATTAATGGTGATGATTTTCGCTTCCACCATCCTGATTTCCAGGCAATTTATGCTACCTATGGCGATGATTTTGTGAGCAACACGGCGCAGTTTTCCGGTGAAATGGTCGAGCGAGTGCTCAAAAAAGCCATTGAAAACAAATTAAATATCGTCATAGAAGGTACCTTTCGTAACGCCGATACCCCCATGCAAACATTAGAACGCCTCAACGAGGCGGGCTACCGGACAGAGGTGATGATAAAAACAACCTCTGCCATAAAAAGCTGGCGTCAAACCAATGAGAGATATGATAACGATAAATTAGCAGGCAACATCGCCCGAAAAGTCGATAAAAACCATCATGACCTGGTGATTGCTGTGCTTGCGGAAAATGCGAAGAAGGTATTCGACTCAGGCCTCACGGAGGCTTTTTCTGTCTGGTCCTGCGAGGGCAAGATTTTTGACTCGCAGGCAGGGTCAGCAACCGATATTGAGGACAAAATCCGCGATGAGATTGGCAAAGCTGTAACAGCTTAA
- a CDS encoding HD domain-containing protein: MTFNVQGIRIPDSKLAREATEFVRDTENDLLFHHSSRVYYWGALAGQRRGLNVDYELLYVGCMFHDVGLTHEHCSCDKRFEVDGANAARAFLEGHGVDAHDVDKVWAAIALHTTPGIPEFMAPEIALLTAGVEMDVLGIEYEKVSDESREAVVHQHPRVGNFKENIIDAFYQGIKDRPQTTFGNVKADVICDKDPQFVRGNFCSVIRNSLWKA; the protein is encoded by the coding sequence ATGACTTTTAATGTACAAGGTATTCGAATCCCTGATAGCAAACTGGCTCGCGAAGCGACTGAATTCGTTCGTGATACGGAAAACGACCTGCTGTTTCATCACTCCAGCCGAGTCTATTACTGGGGAGCTCTGGCGGGCCAGCGACGCGGGTTAAACGTGGACTACGAGCTGCTCTATGTTGGCTGCATGTTCCACGACGTTGGCCTGACGCACGAACACTGTAGCTGCGATAAACGCTTTGAAGTGGATGGTGCGAATGCCGCGCGCGCTTTCCTTGAAGGTCACGGCGTTGATGCCCATGATGTCGACAAAGTCTGGGCGGCAATCGCGCTTCACACCACGCCCGGTATTCCTGAATTTATGGCGCCGGAGATCGCATTATTAACGGCTGGCGTTGAAATGGATGTTCTGGGTATTGAGTATGAAAAGGTAAGTGATGAGAGCCGTGAAGCGGTGGTACATCAGCATCCGCGAGTCGGGAATTTTAAAGAAAACATTATTGATGCGTTTTATCAGGGAATTAAAGACAGGCCGCAAACCACTTTCGGTAATGTTAAAGCTGATGTGATTTGCGATAAAGATCCCCAGTTTGTTCGTGGTAATTTTTGTAGCGTGATTCGAAACTCGCTCTGGAAGGCGTAA
- a CDS encoding GlxA family transcriptional regulator, with protein sequence MKRVIAILAVPGVQLLDVSGPLDVFAEANRLLHRQVYEPAVIAVDTLTINASSGITLLANSLLEQTETLSPNTFLIAGAPQVWQQALTEQQKSHIRALCEKSDRYGSICTGAFLLAQTGLLAQRKVTTHWAIAARFANAFPQTEVDIDALYVCDGPVRTAAGVTSGMDLALRLIEEDLGSEVAQEVACNLVMFFRRPVNQGHFIRHSEISPSARSVFQDLQRWTLANLDTVLSLKEMSDHIGLSIRHLGRLFQQEMQMAAGEWLEACRIDKAKMLLEKDALPLKAIASQCGYSSGDVLRRAFVKRVGITPSVYRRLNVARPWAKERA encoded by the coding sequence ATGAAACGCGTTATCGCCATTCTTGCCGTTCCCGGCGTGCAACTTCTGGACGTTTCCGGGCCATTAGATGTCTTCGCTGAAGCCAATCGCCTTCTTCATCGGCAGGTCTATGAACCGGCTGTCATTGCCGTTGATACATTGACGATCAATGCCTCCTCAGGTATCACGTTGCTGGCAAACTCTCTTCTTGAACAAACCGAAACGCTCAGCCCGAATACCTTCTTAATCGCAGGCGCGCCGCAGGTCTGGCAGCAGGCGTTAACGGAACAACAAAAGAGTCATATTCGCGCGCTTTGTGAAAAAAGCGATCGCTATGGTTCTATCTGTACTGGCGCATTTTTACTGGCGCAAACCGGATTACTGGCCCAACGAAAAGTCACCACACACTGGGCAATTGCCGCCCGTTTTGCCAACGCATTTCCACAAACGGAGGTGGATATCGATGCCCTGTATGTCTGTGATGGCCCGGTAAGAACGGCGGCAGGCGTCACATCAGGCATGGATTTAGCGCTGCGCCTGATAGAGGAGGATCTGGGAAGCGAAGTGGCTCAGGAGGTAGCATGCAATCTGGTGATGTTTTTCCGCCGACCGGTTAACCAGGGGCATTTTATCCGCCATAGTGAGATTTCCCCTTCAGCCCGGAGCGTCTTTCAGGATTTACAGCGCTGGACGCTCGCGAATCTCGACACCGTATTAAGCCTGAAGGAGATGTCTGATCATATTGGCCTGAGCATTCGCCATCTTGGGCGGCTGTTTCAGCAGGAAATGCAGATGGCGGCTGGCGAATGGTTGGAAGCCTGCCGCATCGATAAAGCAAAAATGCTGTTGGAAAAAGATGCGTTGCCTTTAAAGGCAATCGCAAGCCAGTGCGGTTATTCCAGCGGTGATGTGCTACGCAGGGCGTTCGTAAAACGCGTCGGGATCACCCCTTCCGTTTATCGTCGTCTGAATGTAGCACGGCCCTGGGCGAAAGAACGCGCATAA
- a CDS encoding cold-shock protein — MAMNGTITTWFKDKGFGFIKDENGDNRYFHVIKVANPDLIKKDAAVTFEPTTNNKGLSAYAVKVLPESKYIYIAGERLKLTSIKSYVVFSEDVPADTRIDKENAVLSVGVLMNSIRPKSEAKPGATRTLKKLAITTFQGTTHIFSEDEIDIDVTVKMLKV; from the coding sequence ATGGCGATGAACGGAACAATCACAACGTGGTTTAAAGATAAAGGTTTTGGATTTATCAAAGACGAGAACGGCGACAATCGCTATTTTCATGTGATTAAGGTCGCCAATCCTGATCTTATCAAGAAAGATGCAGCCGTAACTTTTGAGCCCACCACCAACAACAAAGGGCTCTCGGCGTATGCGGTAAAAGTGCTGCCGGAAAGCAAATATATCTACATTGCGGGCGAGCGCCTGAAGCTTACCTCAATTAAGTCTTACGTGGTATTCAGCGAAGATGTGCCTGCCGATACGCGTATCGACAAAGAGAACGCGGTGCTTTCTGTCGGCGTGCTAATGAACAGTATTCGTCCAAAAAGTGAGGCCAAACCGGGCGCGACACGCACGCTGAAAAAGCTGGCTATCACCACCTTCCAGGGCACAACGCATATCTTCTCGGAAGACGAAATTGATATCGATGTCACGGTGAAAATGCTGAAGGTTTAA
- a CDS encoding DUF2058 domain-containing protein, which translates to MTKLTLQEQMLKAGLVTSKKVAKVQRTAKKSRVQAREAREAVEENKKAQLERDKQLSEQQKQAVLSKELKAQVKQLIEMNRITISKGNIDFNFTDNNLIKKVVVDKVTQTQLINGRLAIARLLVDANGDAQYAIIPASVADKIAQRDAASIVLNSTLSQEEQDEDDPYADFKVPDDLMW; encoded by the coding sequence ATGACAAAACTTACCTTACAAGAGCAGATGCTCAAAGCGGGCTTAGTGACCAGCAAAAAAGTGGCCAAAGTCCAGAGAACAGCAAAGAAATCACGCGTACAGGCTCGTGAGGCGCGCGAAGCGGTTGAAGAAAACAAAAAAGCGCAGCTTGAGCGTGATAAGCAACTGAGCGAGCAGCAAAAACAGGCCGTTTTATCAAAAGAGCTGAAGGCGCAGGTAAAACAGCTGATTGAGATGAACCGCATCACCATCAGCAAAGGCAATATCGATTTTAACTTTACCGACAATAACCTCATCAAAAAAGTGGTGGTCGATAAAGTGACGCAGACCCAGCTGATTAATGGCCGTCTCGCTATCGCCCGTTTGCTGGTCGATGCAAATGGCGATGCGCAATACGCCATTATCCCGGCAAGTGTGGCAGATAAAATCGCCCAGCGTGATGCGGCCAGCATTGTATTAAACAGCACATTGAGCCAGGAAGAGCAGGACGAAGACGATCCGTACGCTGATTTTAAAGTGCCGGATGATTTGATGTGGTGA
- the gsiD gene encoding glutathione ABC transporter permease GsiD, producing MRLLNWRRQAALDAMPTIHSTQPRTPWREFWRRFRHQPVAMAAGIFILLLIAVALVAPWIAPFDAENYFDYDRLNEGPSLIHWFGVDSLGRDIFSRVLVGAQISLAAGVFAVLIGAAIGTVLGLLAGYYEGWWDRIIMRICDVLFAFPGILLAIAVVAVMGSGMTNVIIAVAIFSVPAFARLVRGNTLVLKQQTFIESARSIGANDITIIFHHILPGTVSSIVVYFTMRIGVSIISAASLSFLGLGAQPPTPEWGAMLNEARADMVMSPHVALFPAIAIFLTVLAFNLLGDGLRDALDPKIKG from the coding sequence GTGCGACTACTTAACTGGCGACGCCAGGCCGCTCTCGATGCGATGCCGACGATTCACAGTACGCAACCGCGCACGCCGTGGCGCGAGTTCTGGCGTCGATTCCGTCATCAGCCGGTGGCGATGGCGGCAGGCATATTCATTCTTCTGCTGATTGCGGTGGCGCTGGTCGCACCGTGGATTGCACCGTTCGATGCGGAAAACTATTTCGACTATGACCGGCTTAATGAAGGGCCGTCATTAATACATTGGTTTGGCGTCGATTCGCTGGGCCGCGATATCTTCAGCCGCGTGCTGGTGGGGGCGCAAATCTCGCTGGCGGCGGGGGTCTTTGCCGTACTGATCGGCGCGGCGATCGGCACAGTGCTTGGGCTGCTGGCGGGGTATTATGAAGGCTGGTGGGATCGCATTATCATGCGTATCTGCGATGTGCTGTTCGCCTTTCCGGGGATCCTGCTGGCGATTGCCGTGGTGGCGGTGATGGGCAGCGGCATGACCAACGTGATTATCGCGGTGGCGATTTTCTCGGTGCCAGCCTTTGCACGCCTGGTGCGCGGTAATACGCTGGTGCTCAAGCAGCAAACCTTTATTGAATCGGCGCGCAGCATTGGCGCGAACGACATAACGATTATCTTTCACCACATTTTACCGGGAACCGTGTCGTCGATTGTGGTCTATTTCACCATGCGTATCGGGGTGTCGATTATCTCGGCGGCGAGTCTCTCTTTCCTCGGCCTTGGCGCACAACCGCCGACGCCGGAGTGGGGCGCGATGCTCAACGAAGCGCGCGCGGATATGGTGATGTCGCCGCACGTCGCGCTCTTCCCGGCGATCGCGATATTCCTGACGGTGCTGGCGTTTAACCTGCTGGGCGACGGTCTGCGCGATGCGCTTGATCCGAAAATTAAAGGCTAG
- the gsiC gene encoding glutathione ABC transporter permease GsiC has product MLNYVIKRLLGLIPTLLIVAVLVFLFVHMLPGDPARLIAGPEADAEVIALVRQQLGLDQPLYVQFWHYITNAIQGDFGLSMVSRRPVSEEIASRFMPTLWLTLASMVWAVIFGMAMGIVAAVWRNRWPDRLGMAIAVTGISFPAFALGMLLMQVFSVELGWLPTVGADSWKHYILPSLTLGAAVAAVMARFTRASFVDVLNEDYMRTARAKGVSERLVVLKHGLRNAMIPVVTMMGLQFGFLLGGSIVVEKVFNWPGLGRLLVDSVEMRDYPVIQAEVLLFSLEFILINLVVDVLYAAINPAIRYK; this is encoded by the coding sequence ATGCTCAACTATGTGATTAAACGCCTGCTGGGGCTTATCCCGACGCTGCTGATTGTGGCGGTGCTGGTGTTTCTGTTTGTTCATATGCTGCCGGGCGACCCGGCGCGTCTGATTGCCGGGCCGGAGGCCGACGCTGAGGTTATCGCGCTGGTGCGTCAGCAACTGGGGCTCGATCAGCCGCTGTACGTGCAGTTCTGGCACTATATTACCAACGCGATTCAGGGTGATTTCGGCCTGTCGATGGTCTCGCGTCGCCCGGTCTCGGAAGAGATCGCCAGCCGTTTTATGCCAACCCTGTGGCTGACGCTTGCCAGCATGGTCTGGGCGGTGATTTTCGGTATGGCGATGGGGATTGTCGCCGCCGTCTGGCGTAACCGCTGGCCGGACCGCCTCGGCATGGCGATTGCCGTCACCGGCATCTCGTTCCCGGCTTTCGCGCTGGGCATGCTGCTGATGCAGGTTTTTTCCGTTGAGCTTGGCTGGTTGCCGACGGTAGGCGCGGACAGCTGGAAGCACTACATTTTGCCGTCGCTGACGCTGGGTGCGGCGGTGGCCGCCGTCATGGCGCGTTTCACCCGCGCGTCGTTTGTTGATGTGCTTAACGAAGACTATATGCGTACCGCGCGGGCGAAAGGCGTTAGCGAGCGTCTGGTAGTGCTTAAGCACGGCCTGCGGAACGCGATGATCCCGGTGGTCACCATGATGGGCTTACAGTTTGGTTTTCTGCTGGGCGGCTCGATTGTGGTGGAGAAAGTGTTCAACTGGCCTGGGCTGGGCCGGTTACTGGTCGATTCGGTCGAGATGCGCGACTATCCGGTGATTCAGGCGGAAGTACTGCTCTTTTCGCTGGAGTTTATTCTTATCAACTTAGTGGTGGATGTGCTCTACGCTGCCATTAACCCGGCTATCAGGTATAAATAA
- the gsiB gene encoding glutathione ABC transporter substrate-binding protein GsiB codes for MTQRVSGKWLLALGVASALAASPAFAAKDVVVAVGSNFTTLDPYDANDTLSQAVAKSFYQGLFGLDKEMKLQNVLAESYTVSDDGLNYTLKLREGVKFQDGTDFNAEAVKANLDRASNPENHLKRYNLYKNIAKTEVVDASTVKITLKQPFSAFINILAHPATAMISPAALKKYGNEIGFHPVGTGPYTLETWNQTDFVKVKKFDGYWQKGLPKLDTITWRPVVDNNTRAAMLQTGEAQFAFPIPYEQAPLLSKNANLELVASPSIMQRYISMNVTQKPFDNPKVREAINYAINRQALVKVAFAGYATPATGIVPPSIAYAQSYPAWKYDPAKARELLKEAGYPNGFSTTLWSSHNHSTAQKVLQFTQQQLAQVGIKAQVTAMDAGQRAAEVEGKGQKESGVRMFYTGWSASTGEADWALSPLFASQNWPPTLFNTAFYSNPQVDKDLTEALKTTDSKQKASLYKAAQDTLWKESPWVPLVVEKLVSAHSKKLTGFYIMPDTGFSFDEADLK; via the coding sequence ATGACACAACGCGTATCAGGAAAATGGCTTCTGGCGCTGGGCGTGGCCTCCGCGCTGGCGGCGTCCCCGGCGTTTGCCGCCAAAGATGTGGTGGTGGCGGTCGGCTCGAACTTCACCACGCTCGACCCGTATGACGCCAACGACACCCTGTCGCAGGCGGTGGCGAAGTCGTTCTATCAGGGGCTGTTTGGCCTTGATAAAGAGATGAAATTGCAGAACGTGCTGGCAGAGAGCTACACGGTGTCTGACGATGGGCTGAACTATACGCTCAAGCTACGTGAAGGCGTGAAGTTCCAGGACGGTACCGATTTCAACGCCGAAGCGGTGAAGGCTAACCTCGACCGCGCCAGCAATCCGGAAAATCATCTCAAGCGTTATAACCTGTATAAAAATATCGCCAAAACCGAGGTGGTTGATGCCAGTACCGTCAAAATCACCCTGAAACAGCCGTTCTCGGCGTTTATCAATATTCTGGCTCACCCGGCGACGGCGATGATCTCTCCGGCGGCGCTGAAAAAATATGGTAATGAAATCGGCTTCCATCCAGTGGGAACCGGGCCGTATACGCTTGAAACCTGGAATCAGACCGATTTTGTGAAGGTGAAGAAGTTTGACGGCTACTGGCAAAAAGGGCTGCCGAAGCTCGATACCATCACCTGGCGTCCGGTTGTCGATAACAATACTCGCGCGGCGATGCTGCAAACGGGCGAAGCGCAGTTTGCCTTCCCGATCCCTTACGAACAAGCGCCATTGCTTTCGAAAAACGCCAACCTGGAGCTGGTCGCCAGCCCGTCAATCATGCAGCGTTACATCAGCATGAACGTGACGCAAAAGCCGTTCGATAACCCGAAAGTACGCGAAGCCATTAACTATGCCATCAACCGCCAGGCGCTGGTGAAGGTGGCATTCGCGGGTTATGCCACGCCGGCGACGGGCATCGTCCCGCCGTCAATTGCCTATGCGCAAAGTTACCCTGCGTGGAAGTACGACCCGGCGAAAGCGCGTGAACTGCTGAAAGAGGCGGGCTACCCGAACGGCTTCAGCACCACGCTGTGGTCATCGCATAATCACAGCACCGCGCAGAAAGTGTTGCAGTTTACGCAGCAGCAACTGGCGCAGGTCGGTATTAAAGCGCAGGTGACGGCGATGGACGCCGGGCAGCGCGCGGCAGAGGTTGAGGGCAAAGGGCAAAAAGAGAGCGGCGTGCGTATGTTCTATACCGGCTGGTCCGCCTCGACGGGCGAAGCGGACTGGGCGCTGTCGCCACTGTTTGCTTCGCAGAATTGGCCGCCAACCCTGTTTAACACCGCGTTTTACAGCAACCCGCAGGTGGATAAAGACCTGACCGAGGCGCTGAAAACCACCGACAGTAAACAGAAAGCCAGCCTCTACAAAGCGGCGCAGGATACGCTCTGGAAAGAGTCACCGTGGGTGCCGCTGGTGGTTGAGAAACTGGTTTCCGCACACAGCAAAAAACTGACTGGCTTCTACATCATGCCGGATACCGGTTTTAGCTTCGACGAGGCGGATCTGAAGTAA
- the gsiA gene encoding glutathione ABC transporter ATP-binding protein GsiA, producing the protein MPHSEHLDPQNVLSVQDLCVTFGQQQAVRQLSFSLKRGETLAIVGESGSGKSVTALALMRLLDKENARVRSQQMLLRRRSRDVIEITEQSSTQMRNVRGADIAMIFQEPMTSLNPVFTIGEQIAESIRLHQGMGREEALAEAKKMLERVRIPEAQAMLARYPHQLSGGMRQRVMIAMALSCRPAVLIADEPTTALDVTIQAQILQLIDVLQKEMSMGVIFITHDMGVVAEIADRVLVMYQGEAVETGSVEAIFNTPEHPYTRKLLAAVPTLGEMRGSDLPRHFPEFDSPASDIEEQNTVVAGEPVLQVRNLVARFDIRSGWLNRVTREVHAVEDVSFDIWPGETLALVGESGCGKSTTGRALLRLVEAQSGTITFNGERIDTLSAHQLQPLRRDIQFIFQDPYASLDPRHTVGYSIMEPLRIHKKLEGEAAQQRVAWLLERVGLQPEHAWRYPHEFSGGQRQRICIARALALEPKVVIADESVSALDVSIRAQIINLLLSLQREMGIAFLFISHDMAVVERISHRVAVMYRGRIVEIGPRRAVFENPQHPYTRKLLDAVPVADPAHRRPQRVLLSDELPGNIYKRGEAVVSVPLQQVSPGHYVAREPMANALLRE; encoded by the coding sequence TTGCCGCACTCTGAACACCTCGATCCACAGAATGTCCTGAGCGTTCAGGATCTCTGTGTGACTTTCGGCCAGCAGCAGGCCGTTCGCCAGCTTAGTTTTAGCCTCAAGCGGGGCGAGACGCTGGCGATCGTCGGCGAATCGGGTTCCGGGAAATCGGTGACCGCGCTGGCGCTGATGCGTCTGCTGGATAAGGAAAACGCCCGCGTGCGCAGTCAACAGATGCTGTTGCGCCGCCGCAGCCGCGATGTCATCGAGATAACAGAGCAGTCGTCCACGCAGATGCGCAACGTGCGCGGTGCGGATATCGCGATGATTTTTCAGGAGCCGATGACCTCGCTGAACCCGGTGTTTACCATCGGTGAGCAAATTGCGGAATCAATTCGTCTGCATCAGGGCATGGGCCGCGAAGAGGCGCTGGCGGAAGCGAAGAAAATGCTGGAACGCGTGCGCATTCCTGAAGCGCAGGCAATGCTGGCGCGTTATCCGCACCAGCTTTCCGGCGGCATGCGTCAGCGGGTGATGATTGCGATGGCGCTCTCCTGTCGCCCGGCGGTGCTGATTGCCGATGAACCCACGACGGCGCTGGATGTCACCATTCAGGCGCAAATCTTACAGCTTATCGACGTGCTGCAAAAAGAGATGTCGATGGGCGTGATTTTCATTACCCACGATATGGGCGTGGTGGCGGAAATCGCCGACCGTGTGCTGGTGATGTATCAGGGCGAAGCGGTCGAGACGGGCAGCGTCGAGGCGATTTTCAACACCCCTGAACATCCTTATACCCGCAAACTGCTGGCGGCGGTGCCGACACTTGGCGAAATGCGCGGCAGCGATTTGCCGCGCCACTTTCCGGAATTTGATTCGCCCGCGTCTGACATTGAAGAACAAAATACCGTGGTTGCCGGTGAGCCTGTGCTTCAGGTGCGCAATCTGGTTGCGCGCTTCGATATACGCAGCGGCTGGTTGAATCGCGTGACCCGCGAAGTGCACGCCGTCGAAGACGTCAGCTTTGACATCTGGCCCGGCGAAACGCTGGCGCTGGTGGGCGAATCGGGCTGCGGAAAATCGACGACCGGACGCGCGCTGCTGCGGCTGGTCGAGGCGCAGAGCGGCACCATCACCTTTAACGGCGAGCGCATTGATACGCTCTCCGCCCATCAGCTTCAACCGCTGCGCCGCGATATTCAGTTTATCTTTCAGGACCCTTATGCGTCGCTCGACCCGCGTCATACGGTGGGTTACTCGATTATGGAGCCGTTGCGCATTCACAAGAAGCTGGAAGGCGAGGCCGCGCAGCAACGCGTGGCCTGGCTGCTGGAACGTGTGGGCTTGCAGCCGGAGCACGCCTGGCGTTATCCGCATGAGTTTTCCGGCGGTCAGCGTCAGCGCATCTGCATTGCCCGCGCGCTGGCGCTGGAGCCGAAAGTCGTGATTGCCGATGAATCGGTTTCGGCGCTGGATGTGTCGATCCGCGCGCAAATTATTAATCTTCTGCTTTCCTTACAGCGGGAGATGGGCATTGCGTTTCTGTTTATTTCACACGATATGGCGGTGGTGGAGCGCATCAGCCACCGCGTGGCGGTGATGTACCGTGGGCGAATTGTTGAAATTGGCCCCCGGCGCGCCGTCTTTGAAAACCCGCAGCACCCTTACACCCGCAAATTACTGGATGCCGTACCGGTAGCCGATCCCGCGCATCGTCGGCCGCAGCGCGTGCTGCTCTCTGACGAACTGCCGGGCAATATTTATAAGCGGGGAGAAGCGGTGGTGAGCGTCCCGTTGCAGCAGGTTTCACCGGGGCATTATGTGGCCCGCGAACCGATGGCAAACGCGCTCTTGCGAGAATAA
- the iaaA gene encoding beta-aspartyl-peptidase: protein MGKAVIAIHGGAGAISRTQLSAQKELEYVEALSAIVEQAQQMLEAGASALDVVTEAVRQLEECPLFNAGMGSVFTADETHELDACVMDGYSLNAGAVAGVKHLRNPVLAARQVLENSPHVLLIGDGAETFAQQQGIELVNNDIFSTPERFHQLQEARAQGAVSLDHDAPLDERTKMGTVGAVALDKHGNLAAATSTGGMTNKLPGRVGDSPLVGAGCYANNANVAVSCTGTGEVFIRALAAYDIAALMEYGHLSLHEACERVVMEKLPALGGSGGLIAIDSEGNVALPFNSEGMYRAWAYAGDTPTIGIYRE, encoded by the coding sequence ATGGGAAAAGCAGTGATTGCGATTCATGGCGGTGCGGGGGCGATTTCCCGCACGCAGCTCTCGGCGCAGAAGGAACTGGAGTACGTTGAGGCACTTTCCGCGATTGTGGAACAGGCGCAGCAGATGCTGGAAGCGGGCGCGAGCGCGCTCGACGTCGTTACCGAAGCGGTGCGCCAGCTGGAAGAGTGCCCGCTATTTAACGCCGGGATGGGCTCGGTCTTTACCGCCGATGAAACTCATGAACTGGACGCCTGCGTGATGGACGGTTATTCGCTGAACGCGGGGGCGGTGGCGGGCGTGAAGCATCTGCGTAACCCGGTGCTGGCGGCGCGGCAGGTGCTGGAGAACAGCCCGCACGTACTGTTGATTGGCGATGGCGCTGAAACCTTTGCGCAGCAGCAGGGTATTGAGTTGGTGAATAACGATATTTTTTCCACACCCGAACGTTTTCACCAGTTACAGGAAGCCAGAGCGCAGGGCGCGGTTAGCCTCGATCATGACGCCCCGCTCGATGAACGCACCAAAATGGGCACCGTGGGCGCGGTGGCGCTCGACAAACACGGCAATCTGGCGGCGGCGACCTCGACCGGCGGCATGACCAACAAACTGCCAGGCCGCGTGGGCGATAGCCCGCTGGTTGGCGCGGGATGCTACGCGAATAATGCCAACGTGGCGGTCTCCTGCACCGGGACGGGGGAAGTGTTTATCCGTGCGCTGGCGGCTTACGATATCGCGGCGCTGATGGAGTATGGCCACCTGAGCCTGCACGAAGCCTGCGAACGCGTGGTGATGGAAAAACTGCCCGCATTAGGCGGCAGCGGCGGCCTGATTGCTATCGACAGTGAAGGCAATGTGGCACTGCCGTTTAACAGCGAAGGGATGTATCGCGCCTGGGCCTATGCAGGCGACACGCCAACCATCGGCATTTATCGGGAATAA